The Betaproteobacteria bacterium genomic interval GCGCCTCGAAGAGCGCCGCGGCGCCTGGCGACAACTGCTCGCGGCGCGCGAAGCCGCGCCCGTGTTCGTCGATCTCGCCGCGACCGACCCGACACCCGCCGCGGATGCCCTGACCGCAGCCCTCGACCAGATAGCGCGGGCGGAGGCGGTCCGGTGAGCGGTGAGGCGGTGTTCATCGAACTCAGCCTCGTTTCGCATACCAACGCCGGCAAGACCACGCTTGCCCGCACCCTGCTCGGCCATGACGTGGGCGAGGTGCGCGACGAGCCGCACGTGACCGTCGTCGCCGAACCACATGTCATGATCGAGGACGCGGCAGGCGATGTCCTGCGGCTGTGGGACACCCCCGGCTTCGGCGACAGCGTGCGGCTGGCGAAGCGGTTGCGGCAACAGGGCAATCCCATCGGCTGGTTCCTGAGCGAGATCTGGGACCGCTGGCGCGACCGCCCCTTCTGGTCGAGCCAGCAGGCGATCCGCAACGTGCGCGAGACGGCCGACATCGTCCTCTACCTGGTCAACGCCGCCGAGGATCCGCAGGACGCCGGCTACGTCACACCCGAAATGCAGATTCTCGAATGGATCGGCAAGCCGGTGCTGGTGCTGCTCAACCAAATCGGCGAGCCGCGGCCGTCGGCGGAAGAGGCAGCTGAACAGGCGCGCTGGCAGAACCATCTGGCGCACTATCGTTTCGTGCGCGGCATTCTGACCCTGGATGCGTTTGCCCGCTGCTGGGTGCA includes:
- a CDS encoding GTPase domain-containing protein translates to MSGEAVFIELSLVSHTNAGKTTLARTLLGHDVGEVRDEPHVTVVAEPHVMIEDAAGDVLRLWDTPGFGDSVRLAKRLRQQGNPIGWFLSEIWDRWRDRPFWSSQQAIRNVRETADIVLYLVNAAEDPQDAGYVTPEMQILEWIGKPVLVLLNQIGEPRPSAEEAAEQARWQNHLAHYRFVRGILTLDAFARCWVQEVALLRAVGAILPQSKQAACRRLEQAWQERRMAAFEASTAALAEQLARTACDRERLEEDGIGSTLREVGRAIGLRDDGQSGSKARAMKALAERLDAETRRSTDQLIEIHELGGRAAADVLARLA